A genomic stretch from Syntrophales bacterium includes:
- a CDS encoding type II toxin-antitoxin system HipA family toxin has product MAGEKGIRLSLAGAQSKLPVFISGEGISIATGSSPSTHILKPPIPGLEGTVDNEAFCMTLAAQIGLPVPAVSIRREADILLVVDRYDRIKEPDGTVTRLHQEDFCQALGYLPDQKYEAEGGPSLAECSSLVRARSVQPAADMKALLSWIVFNTVIGNADAHAKNLAILHLEKGPQLAPFYDLLSTQVYPDLADKYAMKIGGENRPDWLQVRHWERMADSLEIKRRFVLGEVRRVAGRTALEAEKLAEGYRKAREGKAIVEKIVDLIRKRAGRIP; this is encoded by the coding sequence TTGGCTGGCGAAAAGGGAATCCGTCTTTCCCTCGCCGGCGCGCAGAGCAAGCTTCCCGTTTTCATTAGCGGCGAAGGGATATCCATTGCCACGGGAAGCAGCCCCAGTACGCACATCCTGAAGCCGCCGATTCCGGGATTGGAAGGTACCGTCGATAATGAAGCATTTTGCATGACCCTTGCCGCCCAAATCGGCCTGCCGGTTCCCGCCGTCTCGATCCGTCGGGAAGCGGACATTCTTCTGGTGGTCGATCGTTACGACCGGATCAAAGAGCCGGACGGCACCGTAACAAGACTGCACCAGGAGGATTTCTGCCAGGCGCTTGGTTATCTTCCAGACCAGAAATACGAAGCGGAAGGCGGCCCGTCCCTGGCGGAGTGTTCTTCCCTGGTTCGCGCCAGAAGCGTGCAACCGGCGGCCGATATGAAAGCCCTGCTGTCGTGGATTGTCTTTAACACCGTTATTGGAAACGCCGACGCCCACGCCAAGAATCTGGCCATTCTGCACCTGGAAAAAGGGCCGCAACTGGCTCCGTTTTATGACCTGCTTTCTACACAGGTTTATCCGGACCTGGCGGATAAGTATGCCATGAAGATCGGAGGAGAGAACAGACCGGACTGGCTTCAGGTTCGTCATTGGGAGCGCATGGCCGACAGCCTCGAAATCAAGAGGCGGTTTGTTCTGGGTGAGGTCCGGCGAGTGGCCGGGAGGACTGCTCTGGAGGCGGAAAAGCTTGCCGAAGGTTATCGGAAGGCACGGGAGGGCAAGGCGATCGTTGAGAAAATCGTTGACCTGATCCGGAAGAGAGCGGGCAGGATTCCATAA
- a CDS encoding AAA family ATPase encodes MAKAYLPVDIFQYLSGKVLGQEDVLRKVSVAVYKHIEGLRSGSVLMIGNSGTGKTTIMKSIQQFYNDHEGLDPFKIMTITNANMLLDQEGAINTIRLFKNLENEVMAATGFKATAEEMKEYIENSTVCIDEIDKISSKISGKVNPTGISIQQSLLTLLEGETILLETGLYDEEGKRKIKLPIDTSRMLFICGGAFEELYDQVYDLIAKHGDERVFKETAQLGAQGIRYKVSFTLKDSLKLSDLFTYGMYPQFISRFSTIAVLDNLGKSDLKQIMLQADDSPFRYAREYFGSMGIDLRITDDALDLIATHALDDLRIGARALREVFGRIIAGYEFDPYRAEGIIKNEEEKPVLTIDRNTVANHLTR; translated from the coding sequence ATGGCAAAAGCATATCTCCCTGTTGATATCTTTCAGTATTTGTCCGGCAAGGTACTGGGGCAGGAAGACGTTCTCCGGAAGGTCTCCGTGGCGGTCTACAAGCACATCGAAGGGCTCCGGTCGGGAAGCGTGCTGATGATCGGCAACAGCGGCACCGGGAAGACGACCATCATGAAGTCGATTCAACAGTTCTACAACGACCATGAAGGACTCGATCCGTTCAAGATCATGACCATTACCAACGCCAACATGCTGCTGGACCAGGAAGGGGCGATCAACACCATCCGCCTGTTCAAGAATCTCGAAAACGAGGTGATGGCCGCAACGGGGTTTAAGGCCACGGCGGAGGAAATGAAGGAATACATCGAAAACTCGACGGTCTGCATCGACGAGATCGACAAGATATCGTCCAAGATATCGGGGAAGGTCAATCCGACGGGAATCAGCATCCAGCAGTCCCTGCTGACCCTTCTCGAGGGGGAGACGATTCTCCTGGAAACGGGACTGTACGATGAAGAAGGCAAGCGCAAGATCAAGCTGCCCATCGATACCTCCCGGATGCTCTTCATCTGCGGCGGTGCCTTCGAGGAGCTCTATGATCAAGTTTACGACCTGATCGCGAAACACGGCGACGAGAGGGTATTCAAGGAGACCGCGCAGCTCGGAGCCCAAGGCATCCGCTACAAAGTCAGCTTTACCCTGAAGGACTCCCTGAAGCTTTCCGACCTGTTCACGTACGGGATGTATCCGCAGTTCATCTCCCGCTTTAGTACCATCGCCGTCCTGGACAACCTCGGCAAGAGCGACCTGAAGCAGATCATGCTACAGGCTGACGATTCCCCGTTTCGGTATGCCCGGGAATACTTCGGTTCCATGGGCATCGACCTCCGGATTACCGACGACGCCCTTGACCTGATCGCTACCCACGCTCTGGACGATCTGCGCATCGGCGCGCGGGCCCTGCGGGAAGTGTTCGGGCGGATCATCGCAGGCTATGAGTTCGATCCCTACCGGGCGGAAGGAATCATAAAGAACGAGGAAGAAAAGCCCGTCCTGACCATCGACAGGAACACCGTGGCAAATCACCTCACCCGATAA
- a CDS encoding type II secretion system protein, translating into MNGSTKIIAKGFTMIEIIAVLMLLGIIAAVVAVRGFSTDAYSLNGTTESIKTHIRLAQTRAMSTNAVWGIHFDSSKSYYMFKNGSVANRVVLPGQDADSATFAANGPSVTSGVIVSFDKFGRPYTDAAATALQGVNRTITVSYGGSEDITITKNTGFIP; encoded by the coding sequence ATGAATGGCTCAACGAAGATAATAGCCAAGGGATTCACGATGATAGAAATCATCGCTGTCTTGATGCTCCTTGGTATTATCGCAGCGGTTGTGGCTGTCAGGGGCTTCTCGACGGACGCGTACAGCCTTAATGGCACCACCGAGAGCATCAAGACCCACATCCGTTTGGCCCAGACCCGGGCCATGAGCACCAACGCCGTCTGGGGCATTCATTTTGACAGTTCGAAGAGCTACTACATGTTCAAAAACGGATCGGTTGCAAACCGGGTTGTTCTTCCCGGCCAGGATGCGGACAGCGCCACCTTTGCGGCCAACGGTCCATCCGTGACGAGCGGTGTCATCGTCAGCTTCGACAAATTCGGAAGGCCCTATACGGATGCCGCTGCAACCGCCCTCCAGGGCGTGAACCGGACGATCACGGTTTCCTACGGAGGATCGGAAGACATCACCATCACGAAGAATACGGGGTTCATACCATGA
- a CDS encoding type II secretion system protein: protein MSGFRRFHGEDGFSLVELIVTLVIAAILGTLLVVYMGTGITKSGIPVIWVKQEFTVFKVMERVTADYQAALKTTPFNLATFASQIDTATKVNARYGSDIDSSTVVSTAFPADGGTETGTDPNIIKVTLRKGDQSVTALFTQ, encoded by the coding sequence ATGAGCGGCTTCAGGCGATTTCATGGAGAGGACGGGTTCTCGCTGGTCGAGCTGATCGTAACCCTCGTCATAGCGGCGATCCTTGGCACTCTCCTGGTTGTCTATATGGGGACGGGAATCACCAAGAGCGGCATCCCGGTCATATGGGTGAAACAGGAGTTTACCGTCTTCAAGGTTATGGAGCGAGTCACGGCCGACTACCAGGCGGCCCTGAAAACGACACCGTTCAACCTGGCCACCTTCGCGTCGCAGATCGACACCGCCACGAAAGTCAATGCCAGGTACGGCTCCGATATCGACAGCTCGACCGTGGTCAGCACGGCATTTCCGGCAGACGGCGGAACGGAGACCGGGACCGACCCGAATATCATCAAGGTGACCCTTCGCAAGGGAGATCAATCGGTTACGGCCCTTTTCACCCAGTGA
- a CDS encoding prepilin-type N-terminal cleavage/methylation domain-containing protein produces MKKEQKRESGFTLLEVILVLLLVGIVSAVAGMGIVRAVEGYVFARDNSSMTQKAQLALSRMTREMIEIQGVTTAGGSSIMFTAPMGAVSDTRTIGLVGTTVKLAEGATALASGDTLVDNVASLAMTYSKSDGSAWVLGTDAVNLLARIDILLRLTRQDVGGGYLEFTTTVNPRNTGNVNAPVG; encoded by the coding sequence TTGAAGAAAGAGCAGAAAAGGGAAAGCGGCTTCACGCTCCTGGAGGTGATCCTGGTCCTGCTTCTGGTTGGGATCGTTTCCGCCGTTGCAGGGATGGGTATCGTCCGGGCTGTGGAAGGATATGTGTTCGCCCGTGATAACAGCTCGATGACCCAGAAGGCTCAATTGGCCCTGTCGCGGATGACCCGGGAGATGATCGAGATCCAGGGTGTGACGACAGCGGGCGGATCGAGCATCATGTTTACGGCTCCGATGGGAGCCGTTTCGGATACCCGGACCATCGGCCTCGTCGGGACGACCGTGAAGCTTGCCGAGGGGGCAACGGCCCTGGCATCGGGTGATACCCTGGTGGATAACGTTGCCAGCCTTGCGATGACCTATTCGAAATCCGACGGATCGGCCTGGGTATTGGGAACGGATGCGGTCAACCTGCTGGCCCGCATCGACATCTTGCTCCGATTGACCCGGCAGGATGTCGGGGGTGGTTACCTGGAATTCACAACGACGGTCAATCCCAGGAACACGGGGAATGTCAACGCCCCGGTCGGTTAA
- a CDS encoding tyrosine-type recombinase/integrase, with protein MPYKRKKKNKVEWIADVMRHGKRYYRVFNTKAEALAWESEVRKAPEKDLMTPSESLTLLEWATKYLEYAKAKFTHKTFDEKKRIFRRFFKQVNPSLPVESLKPVLVLNYLRMQATKRSGYAANKERKNLLAAWNWGVKYLDLPSPNPCSTERFPEERHTRYIPPENDFWKVYEAMDEGQDKVMLLAYLHLAARRSELYRLRWEDVDFTGQRVRIGTRKRSGGSLEYDWLPMTDELFNALVRHRQSAKTEWVFPNPERGVPFIVRQHYMRRICLKAGVKPFGLHAIRHLTASILAQEDVPMVTIQRILRHKQLTTTERYIRGLEPVRPALEILSNRNSRPTVPTIVHIPQKQKSEAM; from the coding sequence ATGCCTTACAAGAGGAAGAAGAAAAACAAGGTGGAGTGGATAGCCGATGTGATGCGCCACGGAAAGAGGTATTATCGGGTGTTCAATACCAAGGCCGAGGCGTTGGCTTGGGAGTCCGAAGTAAGAAAGGCTCCCGAAAAAGACTTGATGACCCCTTCGGAATCCTTGACGCTTCTTGAATGGGCGACGAAATACCTGGAATATGCAAAGGCCAAATTCACACACAAGACCTTTGACGAGAAGAAGAGAATCTTCCGCAGATTCTTCAAACAGGTGAATCCATCGTTACCCGTTGAGAGTCTAAAACCCGTCCTGGTCCTGAATTACCTGAGGATGCAGGCGACAAAGCGTTCCGGCTATGCGGCTAATAAGGAACGGAAGAACCTCCTGGCCGCCTGGAATTGGGGCGTCAAATATCTCGATCTCCCTTCACCGAATCCCTGTTCGACGGAGCGTTTCCCGGAGGAGAGGCATACCCGCTACATCCCCCCGGAGAACGATTTCTGGAAGGTCTATGAGGCTATGGACGAGGGGCAGGATAAGGTTATGCTCCTTGCCTATCTTCATTTGGCTGCCAGGAGATCGGAGTTGTACCGGCTTCGATGGGAGGATGTGGATTTTACCGGTCAGAGGGTCAGGATCGGGACGAGGAAGCGATCAGGAGGCAGTCTTGAATACGATTGGCTTCCTATGACCGATGAGCTTTTTAACGCCCTGGTCCGTCATCGGCAATCGGCAAAGACTGAGTGGGTTTTCCCGAATCCGGAAAGGGGAGTTCCGTTCATTGTCCGTCAGCATTACATGAGGCGGATTTGTCTCAAGGCTGGTGTGAAGCCGTTCGGGTTGCACGCTATCCGGCATTTGACGGCCAGCATCCTGGCGCAGGAGGATGTCCCGATGGTGACGATTCAGCGGATTCTAAGGCACAAGCAGCTGACGACCACGGAGCGATACATCCGGGGGCTTGAGCCGGTCCGGCCGGCCCTGGAAATTCTGTCGAACAGAAATTCACGACCAACGGTCCCGACCATCGTTCACATCCCACAAAAACAAAAATCTGAGGCCATGTAA